A genomic window from Candidatus Bathyarchaeota archaeon includes:
- a CDS encoding PAS domain S-box protein, producing MGNLTKWGSSTDNSATTSSNSVGTPAIKVLHVDDDSDLLSSAKQILELHSCFRVETVSTVREAMKKLGEQTFDVIVSDYQMPEKDGLTFLKELRETGDEIPFILFTGKGREEVAIKALNIGADYYLNKLGHPETVFSQLSHYILQAVNKRKAEKRLTYKLEFESVISRISSRFVNPPDFDNAINKSLEDVGRTSGASRVWLFLLSDNQTVIKKIYEWCSDSATPQLENLEKLTIEQISWGLDQLRDGKTIQLSDVSLLPLELNEIKEFLDTKSIRSFLVLPLFLSGELGGFIGLNNVHNTEFWGPDDIALIQIILELIGNYLDRKTAYEKLQENEKTYRLLTENITDVIYIQDMNLDVTYVSPSIKTLSGYSPEEVYHLKPADFMVPESFERGIVDFKEALSLVAEKPDSEIPLKQYEYIRKDGTTFWGELRTKILLDSKGRPIGVQGILRDVTERKETEEKLKESKEQYRLLTENITDVIFIQNLDLSIKYVSPSVETLSGYTPDEIINLGPKGLMTPESYERGLVEIQADLAFLILNLNFDVTNTCVKMVLLVGANLSLNYCVIPKAILWLSKVPCEM from the coding sequence GTGGGAAACCTGACAAAATGGGGGTCAAGTACTGATAATAGTGCAACAACTTCATCCAATTCTGTGGGAACACCAGCCATCAAAGTGTTGCACGTGGATGATGATTCAGATCTTTTATCTTCTGCCAAACAAATTTTGGAATTACACAGTTGCTTTCGTGTCGAAACTGTTTCTACCGTAAGGGAAGCCATGAAAAAATTAGGTGAACAAACTTTTGATGTTATAGTTTCTGATTATCAGATGCCTGAAAAAGATGGTTTAACTTTTTTAAAAGAGCTAAGGGAAACTGGTGATGAAATTCCGTTTATATTGTTCACCGGGAAAGGTCGTGAAGAAGTGGCAATTAAAGCCCTCAATATTGGTGCTGATTATTACCTTAACAAACTGGGGCACCCAGAAACTGTTTTCTCTCAACTTTCCCATTATATCCTTCAAGCTGTAAATAAAAGAAAAGCAGAAAAAAGGTTAACATACAAGCTAGAATTTGAGTCAGTTATATCACGAATATCTTCAAGGTTTGTGAATCCCCCCGATTTTGATAATGCAATTAATAAATCTCTGGAAGATGTTGGGCGAACAAGTGGGGCAAGCCGTGTTTGGCTATTTTTATTGAGTGATAATCAAACAGTTATTAAAAAAATCTATGAATGGTGCTCAGACTCTGCTACTCCTCAACTTGAAAACCTTGAGAAACTTACAATTGAACAAATTTCTTGGGGTTTAGACCAACTTCGTGATGGAAAAACAATTCAACTATCTGATGTTTCACTGTTGCCTTTGGAGTTAAATGAAATAAAAGAATTTTTGGACACCAAAAGCATCAGATCATTTTTGGTGTTGCCTCTTTTTTTGTCGGGTGAACTAGGAGGTTTCATAGGCTTAAACAATGTACACAATACTGAATTTTGGGGTCCTGATGATATTGCTCTTATTCAGATAATTTTAGAACTTATTGGAAATTATTTAGACCGCAAGACTGCTTATGAGAAACTGCAAGAAAACGAGAAAACATATCGGTTGTTGACAGAAAACATTACTGATGTAATCTACATTCAGGATATGAATCTAGACGTCACGTATGTGAGTCCCTCAATCAAAACTTTATCTGGTTATTCCCCCGAAGAAGTGTATCATCTAAAACCAGCAGATTTTATGGTTCCAGAATCTTTTGAACGCGGAATAGTTGATTTCAAAGAGGCCCTTTCTTTAGTTGCTGAAAAACCAGATTCTGAAATTCCCCTTAAGCAATATGAGTACATACGAAAAGATGGCACAACATTTTGGGGTGAACTGCGAACAAAAATATTGCTGGATTCCAAAGGTCGCCCTATTGGAGTGCAAGGCATTTTACGGGATGTAACTGAACGTAAAGAAACTGAAGAAAAGCTTAAAGAAAGTAAGGAACAGTATCGGTTATTGACTGAAAATATTACTGATGTAATATTCATTCAAAACTTAGATCTGAGTATCAAATATGTCAGCCCTTCTGTCGAAACTTTATCTGGGTATACTCCTGATGAAATCATAAATCTTGGACCAAAAGGTTTGATGACTCCTGAATCTTATGAGCGCGGACTTGTTGAAATCCAAGCTGACCTTGCTTTCTTGATTTTGAACCTGAATTTCGACGTTACGAATACATGCGTAAAGATGGTTCTACTGGTTGGGGCGAATTTAAGCCTAAATTACTGCGTGATTCCAAAGGCAATATTGTGGCTATCCAAGGTACCCTGCGAGATGTGA
- a CDS encoding glycosyltransferase, with protein MEDKNITLKSVAKIAIVFPALNECEAVGKILDEVKNVMTDYDFDLVVVDGHSTDGTDKIAKKHGAIVLYQPGKGYGDALKTGFLYAKNKLNSEILVMLDADLTYDPKDIPKLVRPIMDGEAELVIGNRFAGMQEGAMPAVNQIGNKAISTLANMSLGIGISDTQSGMRAFKAELLDEVNLMAVGMPFALEMLAKARSVNSRMLELPISYRPRVGETKLSPLKDGFRIFNVIVRLMFDVRPLLFFGTIGTMFGAWGLFLHYVLLPIEIVYIVFPLLLIIGGILAFVVGFAMFVEKGALQKNKTT; from the coding sequence ATGGAGGACAAAAATATCACACTAAAATCTGTTGCAAAGATTGCTATCGTGTTTCCTGCATTGAATGAATGTGAAGCAGTGGGAAAAATACTCGATGAAGTAAAAAATGTTATGACAGATTACGACTTTGACTTGGTTGTTGTTGACGGTCATTCTACTGATGGTACAGATAAGATCGCAAAAAAACATGGTGCTATAGTCCTTTACCAGCCCGGGAAAGGTTATGGAGACGCTTTAAAAACTGGTTTTCTTTATGCCAAAAACAAACTTAACTCTGAAATTCTTGTAATGCTTGATGCTGACCTGACTTATGACCCTAAAGACATACCTAAACTAGTTCGTCCTATCATGGACGGTGAAGCTGAGCTAGTAATAGGCAACAGATTTGCAGGAATGCAAGAGGGTGCAATGCCTGCTGTTAACCAAATTGGCAACAAGGCAATTTCAACCCTTGCCAACATGTCTTTGGGTATTGGAATCAGTGACACCCAAAGTGGAATGAGGGCTTTCAAAGCAGAGTTGCTAGATGAAGTTAATTTGATGGCTGTGGGTATGCCCTTTGCTTTGGAAATGTTGGCAAAGGCACGTTCGGTTAACTCTAGAATGCTTGAGCTTCCAATAAGTTACAGGCCACGGGTCGGAGAAACAAAACTCAGTCCACTAAAAGATGGCTTTAGAATCTTCAACGTAATTGTGAGGCTAATGTTTGACGTTAGACCTCTGCTGTTCTTTGGAACAATCGGGACGATGTTTGGTGCATGGGGGCTGTTTCTTCATTACGTGTTGCTTCCAATCGAAATTGTTTACATTGTATTTCCATTACTTTTGATAATCGGAGGCATTTTGGCTTTCGTAGTTGGTTTTGCAATGTTTGTTGAAAAGGGCGCTTTACAAAAAAATAAAACCACCTAG